A single Numenius arquata chromosome 1, bNumArq3.hap1.1, whole genome shotgun sequence DNA region contains:
- the SHISA2 gene encoding protein shisa-2 homolog, giving the protein MRVWLLLLAALGWLLLLAAGAAASGEYCHGWLDGQGGWRDGFQCPERFDGGDATICCGSCALRYCCSSPEARLDQGACDNDRRQGGGEAGRPGKDGPDGAAVPIYVPFLIVGSVFVAFIILGSLVAACCCRCLRPKQEPQQSRAPGGTRLMETIPMIPSASTSRGSSSRQSSTAASSSSSANSGARAPPTRSQTNCCLPEGTMNNVYVNMPTNFSVLNCQQATQIVPHQGQYLHPQYVGYAVQHDSMPLTTVPPFLDGLQSGYRQIQSPYPHTNSEQKMYPAVTV; this is encoded by the exons ATGCgggtctggctgctgctgctggcggcgctgggctggctgctgctgctggcggcgggggccgcggccAGCGGCGAGTACTGCCACGGCTGGCtggacgggcaggggggctggcggGACGGCTTCCAGTGCCCCGAGCGCTTCGACGGCGGCGACGCCACCATCTGCTGCGGCAGCTGCGCCCTCCGGtactgctgctccagccccgaggCGCGCCTGGACCAGGGAGCCTGCGACAACGACCGGCGGCAGGGGGGCGGCGAGGCGGGACGGCCCGGCAAGGACGGCCCCGACGGGGCGGCAG TGCCCATCTACGTGCCGTTCCTTATCGTTGGATCTGTATTTGTCGCCTTCATCATCTTGGGGTCGCTGGTGGCAGCTTGCTGCTGCAGATGCCTGCGGCCAAAGCAGGAGCCCCAGCAGAGCCGAGCCCCTGGGGGCACTCGCCTGATGGAGACTATCCCCATGATCCCAAGTGCCAGCACTTCCCGGGGCTCCTCTTCCCGCCAGTCGAGCACcgctgccagctccagctccagtgccAACTCGGGGGCCAGAGCCCCCCCGACCAGGTCCCAAACCAACTGCTGTTTGCCAGAAGGGACCATGAATAACGTCTACGTCAACATGCCGACGAACTTCTCAGTGCTGAACTGCCAGCAGGCTACCCAGATCGTGCCCCACCAGGGGCAGTACCTGCACCCCCAGTACGTGGGCTACGCCGTGCAGCACGACTCCATGCCCCTCACCACGGTGCCCCCCTTCCTTGACGGTTTGCAAAGTGGCTACAGGCAGATCCAGTCTCCCTACCCGCACACCAACAGCGAACAGAAGATGTACCCGGCTGTGACTGTGTAG